One Setaria italica strain Yugu1 chromosome I, Setaria_italica_v2.0, whole genome shotgun sequence DNA window includes the following coding sequences:
- the LOC101767753 gene encoding transcription factor bHLH144: protein MQGDPGYGGYGYGYGYGAGGYDNDMAGYGAYYTANDRYPAAPAAYEDPLAGRRQHDFPAPLTGLEFQASDTCPKNYVIFDQTYDRSRVMFHPSLANNFGGGYDYDHRCYGYDQAYASKTAYDEDAGGGAASVRQKEDTEEIDALMSTEDGEDEDDVLSTGRTPGCRAGGSPDSTCSSGYGGGGRKQETGGEKKKERMKKMVRTLKGIIPGGDRMDTPAVLDEAVRYLKSLKVEVKKLGARGSSS from the coding sequence ATGCAGGGAGACCCCGGGTATGGTGGCTACGGCTACGGCTATGGctacggcgccggcggctacgACAACGACATGGCCGGCTACGGCGCGTACTACACGGCAAACGACCGGTatcccgccgcgccggccgcctacGAGGACCCGCTCGCCGGTCGGAGGCAGCACGACTTCCCGGCGCCGCTCACGGGGCTGGAGTTCCAGGCGTCGGACACCTGCCCCAAGAACTACGTCATCTTCGACCAGACGTACGACCGGAGCCGGGTCATGTTCCACCCCTCCCTTGCCAACAACTTCGGCGGCGGGTACGACTACGACCACCGCTGCTACGGCTACGATCAGGCCTACGCCAGCAAGACCGCCTACGacgaggacgccggcggcggcgccgcctcggtTCGGCAGAAGGAGGACACGGAGGAGATCGACGCGCTGATGAGCAcggaggacggcgaggacgaggacgacgtgCTGAGCACGGGCCGCACCCCGGGGTGCCGCGCCGGGGGCTCGCCGGACTCCACGTGCTCGTCcgggtacggcggcggcgggaggaagcaggagaccggcggcgagaagaagaaggagcggatgaagaagatggtgcGGACGCTCAAGGGGATCATCCCCGGCGGCGACCGGATGGACACGCCGGCGGTGCTGGACGAGGCCGTCAGGTATCTCAAGTCCCTCAAGGTGGAGGTGAAGAAGCTCGGCGCGCGCGGGTCGAGCAGTTAG